One window from the genome of Hippoglossus hippoglossus isolate fHipHip1 chromosome 6, fHipHip1.pri, whole genome shotgun sequence encodes:
- the iqsec3b gene encoding IQ motif and SEC7 domain-containing protein 3 isoform X2, translated as MMSSSLLENPVQAILYLRELTTIVQNQQSLIQTQRARIEELDRRVDELIGENRHLMDVRVQQQHPYHHHHLHHHHLPDPSFLHHHHHPPHEDPEPADAGSLPEHAPAAQVEATPEVQPAPPQPMDPGDMQLVPADPSTISPVEGDPENGGSFTSCRSLVQMTPTTLCRSLARTSESEIVLHQFCCPAPEHPEADTTGSSGGQMLSLEDGTSSGGGQEVDGTKREGPSEYEITLENKNKQIEELEQKYGGHLIARRAARRIQTAFRQYQLSKNFQKIRNSLSESKLPRRISMRHPSPSGRTRNATQRHSYNLHPGGGQIPLRSKTPPPPPCRSTSLPPSPASAPAAAPSPAPTTAPPPTPSLTQLEDCFSEQLHSLAQSIDEALRGWSLSEGGEGKGLLMDPGALRAAAESACLPRSASSLLMAFRDVTVHIDSNSSYTISSATTTTTTSLGNTGGGEPGSRKTSLGGMAGGIDGQFAGEPEFPAPPPSEELEMVDPGSRRGSTAPGLGGGGMEGESGSDRLGSTSNSASTSTSTQSNQQPAQIYTQYQQYHYTHPQQIPGGPSPEALQALVVSLPRDRCQDPASCRSPTLSTDTHRKRLYRIGLNLFNVNPERGIHFLITRGFVPDTAIGVAHFLLQRKGLSRQMIGEFLGNSKLQFNRDVLDCVVDEMDFSGMELDEALRKFQAHVRVQGEAQKVERLIEAFSQRYCMCNPDVVQQFHNPDTIFILAFAVVLLNTDMYSPNIKPQRKMGLDDFIRNLRGVDDGADIPREMVAGIYERIQQRELRSNEDHVTYVSRVEQSILGLKTILAVPHRRLVCCCRLFEVPDANKPHKQKLSQLQREVFLFNDLLLILKLCPKKKSSASYTFCKAMGLLGMQFHLFSNEYYAHGITMLSPFTSEKKQLVSFCSPSGEELRKFAEELREAITEVNEMEQIHIQWELERQQGIQPHGIHTNGQQDMYDKTGNNNTVEVSIHNRLQTYQLSQPSIESAPLALAAPPALLSPVQAGELRPETLIQCQQIVKVIVVDQSGRGRMEAFLSQGPATHQLIQSALSTPVHVREGDGPQPPLPPPPPPYNHPHQFCPPDSPMPFHHTMPLTRRRNSSGSRSIV; from the exons ATGATGAGCTCCAGCCTGCTAGAAAACCCGGTGCAGGCGATTCTGTACCTACGGGAGCTCACCACCATCGTCCAGAACCAGCAGAGCCTCATCCAGACCCAGCGCGCCCGGATAGAGGAGCTGGACCGGCGGGTGGACGAGCTCATCGGCGAGAACAGGCACCTGATGGACGTCAgggtccagcagcagcatccttaccaccaccaccacctccaccaccatcatctcCCCGACCCCAGcttcctccatcaccaccatcacccccCACATGAGGACCCCGAGCCTGCAGATGCGGGGTCTCTGCCGGAACATGCACCAGCAGCGCAGGTCGAGGCCACTCCGGAGGTCCAGCCTGCTCCTCCGCAACCTATGGACCCGGGGGACATGCAGCTGGTACCGGCCGATCCGTCCACGATCTCCCCGGTCGAGGGTGACCCAGAAAACGGCGGAAGTTTCACCAGCTGCCGCTCTTTGGTGCAGATGACCCCCACAACCCTCTGTCGGTCTCTGGCCAGGACATCTGA GAGCGAGATTGTGCTGCATCAGTTTTGCTGCCCCGCCCCTGAACATCCAGAGGCTGACACCACTGGCTCATCTGG TGGACAGATGCTGAGCCTGGAGGACGGAACATCCTCCGGTGGCGGACAGGAAGTGGATGGAACCAAGAGGGAGGGACCTAGCGAGTATGAGATCACCctggagaataaaaacaaacag ATAGAAGAGTTGGAGCAGAAGTACGGAGGCCACCTCATAGCAAGGCGGGCGGCCCGCCGCATCCAGACAGCCTTCCGTCAGTATCAGCTCAGCAAAAACTTCCAGAAGATCCGCAACTCGCTGTCAGAGAGCAAGCTGCCCCGTCGGATCTCCATGCGCCATCCCAGCCCTTCAGGCCGCACCCGGAACGCAACCCAGAGACACAGTTACAATCTGCACCCAGGAGGAGGACAGATACCTCTGCGCTCCAAAACTCCCCCTCCTCCGCCGTGTCGATCCACCTCTCTGCCCCCGTCTCCTGCATCGGCCCCAGCAGCCGCTCCCTCTCCTGCCCCGaccacagctccacctccaACGCCCTCACTCACACAGCTGGAGGACTGCTTCAGTGAACAA CTGCACTCTCTGGCCCAGTCAATCGATGAGGCCCTTCGTGGTTGGAGCCTATCAGAGGGCGGAGAGGGGAAGGGGCTCCTAATGGACCCAGGGGCACTTCGCGCGGCTGCTGAGAGCGCCTGTCTGCCGCGCAGTGCCAGCTCGTTGCTGATGGCCTTCAGGGATGTCACTGTTCACATTGACAGCAATAGCTCCTACACCATCTCctccgccaccaccaccaccacaacctcACTGGGCAACACCGGTGGGGGAGAGCCGGGCAGTAGAAAAACGTCTTTGGGCGGAATGGCCGGGGGGATAGATGGCCAGTTTGCAGGGGAACCAGAGTTTCCTGCTCCGCCTCCCAGCGAGGAGCTGGAAATGGTCGATCCGGGTTCCAGGAGGGGCTCCACAGCGccaggtctgggaggaggagggatggagggggagagTGGCTCAGACAGACTGGGATCCACTTCTAACTCTgcttccacctccacctccacccagTCGAACCAGCAGCCTGCACAGATTTACACCCAGTACCAGCAGTACCACTACACTCATCCTCAGCAGATCCCCGGGGGGCCGAGCCCTGAGGCCTTGCAGGCCCTGGTCGTCTCTCTGCCCAGGGACCGCTGCCAAGACCCAGCCTCGTGCCGCTCGCCAACcctgtccacagacacacaccgcaAACGCCTCTATCGTATCGGACTCAACCTCTtcaatgt GAACCCAGAAAGAGGCATCCACTTCCTGATCACACGTGGCTTCGTCCCGGACACAGCCATCGGAGTGgctcacttcctgctgcagaggaagggCCTGAGCCGACAGATGATTGGAGAGTTTTTGGGGAACAGCAAGCTGCAATTCAACCGAGATGTCCTCGA ttGCGTCGTGGATGAGATGGATTTCTCAGGCATGGAGCTCGACGAAGCCCTAAGAAAGTTCCAGGCTCATGTCCGCGTTCAGGGAGAAGCGCAGAAAGTGGAGAGACTCATCGAAGCCTTTAG CCAGAGGTACTGCATGTGCAATCCCGATGTCGTGCAGCAGTTTCACAACCCGGACACCATCTTCATCCTGGCGTTTGCTGTGGTTCTGCTCAACACTGACATGTACTCCCCCAACATCAAACCCCAGCGCAAAATGGGCCTCGATGACTTCATACGCAACCTAAGAG GTGTGGATGATGGAGCAGACATCCCCAGAGAGATGGTGGCAGGAATTTATGAGAGAATTCAGCAGCGAGAGCTCCGTTCAAATGAAGACCACGTCACGTACGTGAGTCGTGTGGAGCAGTCCATCCTGGGCCTGAAAACT ATCCTGGCCGTGCCTCACAGACGTCTGGTGTGCTGCTGCCGCCTCTTTGAGGTGCCCGATGCCAACAAGCCTCACAAGCAAAAACTGTCGCAGCTTCAGAGAGAGGTCTTCCTCTTCAACGACCTGCTGCTG ATCCTCAAACTGTGTCCCAAGAAAAAAAGCTCGGCCTCATACACCTTCTGCAAAGCGATGGGTCTCCTGGGAATGCAGTTTCACCTCTTCAGCAATGAGT ACTACGCCCACGGCATCACCATGCTGAGCCCGTTCACCTCGGAGAAGAAGCAGCTGGTGAGCTTCTGCTCCCCGAGTGGAGAGGAGCTCAGGAAGTTTGCGGAGGAGCTCCGAGAGGCCATCACAGAGGTCAACGAGATGGAGCAGATACACATCCAGT GGGAATTGGAGAGGCAACAAGGCATCCAGCCACACGGCATACACACCAACG GCCAACAGGATATGTACGATAAAACcggcaacaacaacacagtagAG GTGTCAATTCACAACAGGCTGCAGACCTATCAACTGAGCCAGCCCAGCATTGAGTCCGCACCCCTGGCCCTTGCCGCTCCGCCCGCCCTGCTCAGCCCCGTCCAGGCCGGGGAGCTTCGCCCAGAAACGCTCATCCAGTGCCAGCAGATTGTCAAGGTGATCGTCGTGGACCAGAGCGGGCGAGGGCGGATGGAGGCCTTCCTGAGTCAAGGCCCGGCCACTCATCAGCTCATCCAGTCAGCCCTGTCCACGCCCGTGCATGTCAGAGAGGGGGACGGCCCTCAGCCCCCACTGCCGCCTCCGCCTCCACCGTACAACCACCCCCACCAGTTCTGTCCCCCTGACTCGCCCATGCCCTTTCACCACACCATGCCTCTCACCCGCAGGCGCAACTCTAGTGGCTCCCGCAGCATTGTCTGA